One genomic region from Drosophila busckii strain San Diego stock center, stock number 13000-0081.31 chromosome 3R, ASM1175060v1, whole genome shotgun sequence encodes:
- the LOC108602805 gene encoding HEAT repeat-containing protein 5B isoform X2 has protein sequence MENLNFARTPQFLRKVIYEARRSFIHSDDNARATGRCLEEEAITPHEEMELAHSMTLNEEALKQLPEHKRSVFELEWLRYLEKSLPHLSKQEIKAGQKKLVQQLTERIQGARNSQSPGPPMRKLIASALATLFSVGDTFMLFDTVNACNDILKNKDDSPSYLPTKLAAICVLGSMYEKLGRMMGRTYEDTVQILIRTLRNAESQARIEIMCTLEKVSAGMGTAIANVHKDIYKAAKHCLLDRVMAVRVAAARCILKMIYSAPFLYQTELESLATLCFRAFDGSNYEVRCAVAQLLGTLLAYTQQLAEAANNKKTTQAQAQQAALALQAAKGGALRLVSLDEALGILMSGFLRGGASFLKGTGEIIKGSSGVNREVRVGVTHAYVVFVQFMGSVWLERQLGTFLAHVLDLVANPKAACSHVDAVYSRKCINFILRATIGKMLGEKAQSAACKELIQLVAKQMNSIDFNPENAKDSNQETLFSQHLLVCALQELSSLFIGLGTTAQNLLSDQSLNAIDATCAVLVHPCAAARLAAAWCLRSICIAVPSQITPLIERFIEAIEQMRSSPEAIAGYSCALAAILGSARHSPLGIPHTKGKVVFNCAEELLRSASQNSRMSLHRTQAGWLLIGAIMTLGSPVVKGLLPRMLLLWRNSFPRSNKELESEKARGDAFTWQVTLEGRAGALSVMHSFLLNCPELVSEDITRRLLTPIESALAMLVNLATVLKSYGTQLKAPAAMVRLRLFETLTLLPPTALEASYTHLLRMLVSEFTLSDNAANTTNSLLRTLCHGDDSIILGTWLQETNHRTIEDQMEPNRKVDGEHLQPNSAAGSGALEHDPCCLYRPNWSAYSSNSSNNNNNINSIQLMHKAQQCPGPLPLGVAVIDMSVTLYGTIFPKVANKHRLQMLDHFAECIKQAKSNRQEAVQMNIFTALLYALKHLTDSKTSLGQEDVKKSATNLIVASLTSSNSTIRCAAGEALGRLAQVVGDSHFTAELAQNSFDKLKSARDVVTRTGHSHALGCLHRYVGGMGSSQHLNTSVSILLALAQDSASPVVQVWSLYALAQIADSGGPMFRDYVEATLTLALKLLLSVPQAHVDVQQCVGRVVNALITTVGPELQGNNLSMRQSFLCAAALLQMHGDPLVQAEAIGCLQQLHLFACKSLQLETLVPTLVKMLGSNYFILRKAAVACLRQLAHREAKEVCELALSMSPEQCAELNITEYGLPGLLYAMLDTETDAEMLRNIHDTLNSMLQVLAADNLSNWLSLCKKVLTVAVEGGGGVLAEESTVEVKTNADHQQSAEDDDDEEEEYADDVTEYRAEEDTSTHPAVQPRWPTRVFAAQCVRRIIASCEAANPLHFDLLQAKEQQLIKSRSGDYLILHLAELIRMSFMAATSDSDQLRLEGLRTLQEIIDRFANVPEPEFPGHLLLEQFQAQVGAALRPAFAPDTPSHVTAAACEVCSAWIGSGVARDISDLRRVHQLLVSALSKLYTQSNSTQLYNESMATLEKLSILKAWAEVYIVAMLGNGKAPASLLNLTSSRDATATQLVTGIEATLDNRGESLLCLVQPELHNLSAHWLAAMKDHALLLLPAEFQSQLPRDGGSFYTTDTINSAKPHYLNSWPPILYAAALWLRDEGFARDLQSSSPESNNNQITHGSLSADRFHMIFGICMEALCSMRSSDKPRNIVTCLRALHSIFDSDWARRQLIKDRALTIELCHVLHRQILTRDELLVQLLCVEILKQTIRATCEDLERQREATDNANELELGEGSVMQPGTSHVYAVLEVCLCLFVRQIPTLNPSKQSALQLDYAYAKHSSSFFSVLADDNALLVASGLQCVEQLLELCTPSGALNILPTILYMTTSIIREIANKSAIDSSILANTSAVQAALHCLRAVCVHRWAQQPETREQWQQLLQSALATIIDLTKTAGDQEERKVDEVTMLLAIAVFILHTPATVVSAPSLQYPCINHFRQCLQSEHLSVKLKCIETTRSIFSQAELKTATPYIHALAPRIIESLYAESSKTPCSELELQFTLESIITVEQLIDLAEPQHHIQMLTLLVPVLIGYLADASKLRSLPKYQRQLHEQSLQWLLKIGPKYPQEFKTLVGQKPELRQKLEGAIRNQQQSINMAQKASEAQRNGNLAKPQKPSIKLKTDFSNFQ, from the exons ATGGAAAACTTAAACTTTGCACGCACACCACAATTTCTGCGCAAAGTTATCTACGAAGCGCGCag ATCATTTATACATAGTGACGACAACGCCAGAGCAACAGGCCGCTGTTTGGAAGAAGAGGCAATAACGCCACACGAGGAAATGGAACTTGCCCACAGCATGACGCTCAATGAGGAGGCGCTCAAGCAGCTGCCGGAACACAAGCGTTCAGTCTTTGAGCTGGAATGGCTGCGTTATCTGGAAAAGTCGCTCCCGCATCTGTCCAAGCAAGAGATCAAGGCTGGCCAGAAGAAACTAGTGCAGCAGCTAACCGAGCGCATACAGGGCGCTCGTAATTCGCAGAGTCCAGGTCCGCCAATGCGCAAGCTTATTGCCAGTGCCTTGGCCACGCTGTTCTCTGTTGGCGATACCTTCATGCTTTTCGACACTGTGAACGCCTGCAATGATATATTGAAGAATAAAGATGATTCGCCTAGTTACTTGCCTACCAAGCT GGCTGCAATTTGTGTGCTTGGATCCATGTACGAGAAGTTGGGCCGCATGATGGGAAGGACCTATGAGGATACAGTGCAAATACTCATACGCACCTTACGCAATGCGGAATCACAGGCTCGCATAGAGATTATGTGTACGCTGGAGAAAGTAAGTGCAGGCATGGGCACAGCCATAGCCAATGTGCATAAGGATATCTACAAAGCGGCCAAGCACTGTCTGCTGGATCGTGTGATGGCGGTGCGTGTGGCTGCCGCACGTTGCATCCTCAAGATGATCTACAGTGCGCCGTTCTTATACCAAACAGAGCTTGAGAGTCTGGCAACACTTTGCTTTCGTGCCTTTGATGGCAGCAATTATGAAGTACGTTGTGCAGTTGCTCAATTGCTAGGCACGCTGCTGGCCTACACACAACAGTTGGCGGAGGCGGCCAACAATAAGAAGACAACGCAGGCTCAGGCACAGCAGGCGGCGTTGGCATTGCAGGCAGCCAAGGGAGGAGCGCTGCGTCTAGTGTCGCTGGACGAGGCGCTGGGCATTCTCATGTCGGGATTTCTACGCGGCGGTGCAAGCTTTCTGAAAGGCACAGGCGAGATTATCAAAGGTAGTTCAGGCGTAAATCGTGAAGTGCGCGTGGGTGTGACCCACGCCTATGTGGTTTTCGTCCAATTCATGGGCAGTGTTTGGCTGGAACGCCAATTGGGTACATTCTTGGCACATGTTTTGGATTTGGTGGCCAATCCCAAGGCAGCATGCTCGCATGTGGATGCTGTCTACTCGCGCAAGTGCATCAATTTTATACTGCGTGCTACGATTGGCAAAATGCTGGGCGAGAAAGCACAAAGCGCTGCCTGCAAGGAGCTCATACAACTGGTGGCCAAGCAAATGAACTCCATAGACTTTAATCCCGAGAATGCCAAGGATTCGAATCAGGAGACACTGTTTAGTCAACATCTGTTGGTTTGCGCACTACAGGAGCTCAGCTCGCTTTTTATAGGCCTGGGCACCACGGCACAAAATCTACTCAGCGATCAGTCGCTCAATGCAATTGATGCCACCTGCGCTGTGTTGGTGCATCCTTGTGCAGCCGCGCGCCTGGCCGCTGCCTGGTGTCTGCGCAGCATTTGCATAGCGGTACCCAGTCAGATAACACCGCTCATTGAACGCTTCATAGAAGCCATAGAGCAGATGCGTTCCTCGCCAGAAGCCATAGCGGGCTATAGCTGCGCCTTAGCGGCCATTTTGGGCAGTGCACGGCATTCGCCTTTGGGCATACCACATACCAAGGGCAAGGTAGTATTCAATTGTGCCGAAGAGCTGCTGCGCTCTGCTTCCCAGAATAGCCGCATGTCGTTGCATCGCACCCAGGCGGGCTGGCTGCTTATAGGCGCCATCATGACGCTTGGCTCGCCTGTGGTTAAGGGTCTGCTGCCacgcatgctgctgctttggcgcAACAGCTTTCCCCGCTCCAACAAAGAACTCGAATCGGAGAAGGCGCGTGGCGATGCCTTCACCTGGCAAGTCACGTTGGAGGGACGCGCTGGCGCTTTGTCTGTTATGCATAGCTTTTTGCTTAACTGCCCCGAGCTCGTCAGCGAGGACATCACGCGACGTCTGCTCACGCCCATTGAGAGCGCTCTGGCCATGCTGGTCAA CTTGGCCACTGTGCTCAAGAGCTATGGCACTCAACTGAAGGCACCTGCTGCCATGGTGCGTTTGCGTTTATTTGAAACGCTTACGCTGCTGCCGCCCACTGCCTTGGAGGCTTCCTATACGCATCTACTACGCATGCTTGTCTCGGAGTTTACCTTGTCGGATAACGCTGCCAACACCACCAACTCGCTCCTGCGCACGCTCTGTCATGGCGATGACTCTATCATCTTGGGGACTTGGCTGCAGGAGACCAATCATCGGACTATTGAGGATCAG ATGGAGCCAAATCGCAAAGTCGATGGCGAGCAT CTGCAGCCGAATAGCGCTGCTGGCTCCGGTGCCTTGGAGCATGATCCCTGCTGTCTATATCGGCCCAATTGGTCAGCCTACTCgagtaacagcagcaacaacaacaataacatcaaCAGCATACAGCTGATGCACAAGGCTCAACAGTGCCCAGGGCCGCTGCCTCTTGGCGTGGCTGTCATAGACATGTCCGTCACGCTCTATGGCACCATATTTCCCAAGGTGGCAAACAAACATCGCTTGCAGATGTTGGATCATTTCGCCGAGTGCATAAAGCAGGCCAAGAGCAATCGCCAGGAGGCAGTGCAAATGAATATCTTTACAGCGTTGCTTTATGCGTTGAAGCATTTAACAGATAGCAAGACTAGCTTGGGGCAGGAGGATGTGAAGAAGAGCGCAACAAACTTAATTGTCGCCTCGCTTACCAGTAGCAACTCTACCATACGCTGTGCAGCAGGCGAGGCACTGGGACGACTAGCGCAAGTGGTAGGTGATTCGCACTTTACGGCGGAGCTGGCGCAGAATAGCTTTGACAAGCTTAAGTCAGCGAGGGATGTGGTTACACGCACAGGACATTCCCATGCCTTGGGCTGTCTGCATCGCTATGTGGGTGGAATGGGCTCCTCGCAGCATTTGAACACAAGTGTGTCCATATTGTTGGCCTTGGCGCAGGACAGCGCTTCACCAGTTGTCCAAGTGTGGTCGCTCTATGCGTTGGCCCAAATAGCAGACTCTGGTGGTCCCATGTTTCGTGATTATGTGGAGGCTACACTTACGCTGGCATTGAAGCTGCTGTTGAGTGTGCCACAAGCGCATGTGGATGTCCAACAATGCGTTGGTCGCGTAGTCAATGCGCTTATAACCACAGTGGGTCCGGAACTGCAAGGCAATAATCTAAGCATGCGTCAAAGTTTTCTATGCGcagcggcgctgctgcagaTGCACGGTGATCCTTTGGTGCAAGCAGAGGCTATAGGttgcctgcagcagctgcacttaTTCGCCTGCAAATCGCTGCAACTGGAGACGCTGGTGCCCACGCTGGTCAAGATGTTGGGCAGCAACTATTTTATCTTGCGCAAGGCAGCGGTTGCTTGCTTGCGCCAATTGGCGCACCGTGAAGCGAAGGAAGTGTGTGAATTGGCCTTAAGCATGAGCCCGGAGCAGTGTGCCGAGCTGAATATAACCGAGTATGGCTTACCAGGCTTACTCTATGCTATGCTGGATACAGAAACAGATGCGGAGATGCTGAGGAATATACACGATACATTGAACTCCATGCTGCAAGTGCTGGCAGCggataatttaagcaattggTTAAGCCTCTGCAAGAAAGTGTTGACGGTGGCGGTggaaggcggcggcggcgtcttgGCGGAAGAGTCAACAGTGGAAGTCAAGACAAATGCGGATCACCAGCAGTCTGCTGAGGATGACGATGACGAGGAGGAGGAATATGCAGATGATGTTACCGAGTATCGCGCCGAAGAGGATACTTCAACGCATCCGGCGGTGCAGCCACGTTGGCCAACGCGCGTATTTGCTGCACAATGCGTGCGTCGCATTATTGCCAGTTGTGAGGCAGCCAATCCCTTACACTTTGATCTACTGCAAGCCAAGGAACAGCAGCTGATTAAGTCACGCAGTGGCGACTATCTCATACTTCACTTGGCGGAGCTCATACGGATGTCATTCATGGCTGCAACTTCGGATTCCGATCAGCTACGTTTGGAAGGTCTACGCACACTGCAGGAGATCATAGATCGCTTTGCCAATGTGCCAGAGCCTGAATTCCCAGGACATTTGCTGCTGGAGCAGTTTCAAGCACAAGTGGGCGCTGCTTTGCGTCCAGCTTTTGCTCCAGATACGCCCTCGCATGTTACCGCTGCCGCTTGTGAGGTGTGCTCTGCCTGGATAGGCTCTGGTGTAGCGAGGGACATCAGCGACTTGCGCCGCGTGCATCAGTTACTAGTGAGTGCACTCAGCAAACTTTATACGCAAAGCAACAGCACTCAGCTGTATAACGAATCCATGGCAACGCTGGAGAAGCTGAGCATTCTCAAAGCCTGGGCGGAGGTTTACATTGTGGCCATGCTGGGCAATGGCAAAGCGCCAGCTTCGCTGCTGAATCTCACCTCAAGTCGAGATGCAACCGCCACGCAGCTAGTAACAGGCATTGAGGCAACCCTGGATAATCGAGGCGAGAGCTTGTTGTGTCTAGTGCAGCCAGAGCTGCACAATTTAAGCGCACACTGGCTGGCCGCCATGAAGGatcatgcgctgctgctgctgcccgcagAATTTCAATCCCAGCTGCCACGGGATGGCGGCAGCTTCTACACCACGGACACTATTAACTCGGCCAAGCCACATTATCTCAACAGTTGGCCGCCTATATTATATGCTGCCGCCTTGTGGCTACGCGATGAAGGCTTCGCTAGAGATCTACAGAGCAGCTCACCCGAGTCTAACAATAATCAGATCACACATGGCTCATTGTCTGCAGATCGTTTTCATATGATCTTTGGCATTTGTATGGAAGCTTTATGCAGCATGCGCAGCTCGGATAAGCCCAGAAATATTGTGACCTGCTTGCGTGCGCTGCACAGCATCTTTGACTCGGATTGGGCGCGCCGGCAATTGATCAAAGATCGCGCCTTGACTATTGAGCTTTGTCATGTTCTACATCGCCAAATACTAACGCGCGATGAACTTTTGGTGCAGCTGCTTTGTGTGGAGATCTTAAAGCAAACTATACGAGCCACTTGCGAGGATTTGGAGCGTCAGCGTGAGGCTACAGATAATGCCAATGAGTTGGAGCTGGGTGAAGGCAGCGTAATGCAACCTGGAACCTCCCATGTCTATGCTGTGCTCGAAGTCTGTCTTTGCCTCTTTGTGCGCCAGATACCCACTCTCAATCCCAGCAAGCAAAGTGCTTTGCAGCTGGACTATGCCTATGCCAAGCACTCGTCCAGCTTCTTCTCGGTGCTTGCTGACGACAATGCTTTGCTTGTGGCAAGCGGCTTGCAGTGCGTTGAGCAGCTACTGGAGCTGTGCACGCCAAGCGGTGCACTCAACATACTGCCCACCATTCTCTATATGACCACCAGCATTATTCGCGAAATTGCCAACAAGTCTGCTATTGATAGCAGCATTCTGGCTAACACTAGCGCTGTGCAGGCGGCGCTTCATTGCCTGCGCGCTGTTTGCGTGCATCGCTGGGCCCAGCAGCCCGAGACGCGGGAACAATGGCAACAGTTGCTCCAAAGCGCCTTGGCCACCATTATTGATCTAACCAAAACGGCCGGCGATCAGGAGGAACGTAAAGTGGATGAGGTTACCATGCTGCTTGCTATTGCCGTCTTTATCCTACACACACCCGCAACTGTTGTCTCGGCTCCCTCTTTGCAATATCCTTGCATTAATCACTTCCGCCAGTGCCTGCAGTCGGAGCATCTGTCGGTTAAGCTTAAGTGCATTGAGACCACACGTTCCATTTTTAGTCAAGCAGAGCTCAAGACAGCCACGCCTTATATACATGCCCTAGCGCCGCGCATTATTGAATCTCTGTATGCCGAGTCGAGCAAGACACCCTGTAGCGAACTGGAACTGCAGTTTACCCTTGAAAGCATTATCACAGTGGAGCAGCTAATTGATCTGGCAGAGCCGCAGCATC ATATACAAATGCTGACGCTGCTAGTGCCTGTCCTAATTGGTTACCTGGCGGATGCGAGTAAGCTACGCTCTTTGCCCAAATATCAACGACAGCTGCATGAGCAATCGCTGCAATGGCTGCTTAAGATTGGACCCAAATATCCGCAAGAGTTCAAGACATTGGTGGGCCAAAAGCCCGAGCTCCGTCAAAAACTGGAGGGAGCCATACGCAATCAACAGCAGTCCATTAATATGGCACAGAAAGCCAGTGAGGCGCAACGCAATGGCAACTTGGCCAAGCCACAGAAGCCCAGCATTAAGCTGAAGACGGATTTTAGCAATTTCCAATAA